One segment of Bradyrhizobium sp. CB2312 DNA contains the following:
- a CDS encoding DUF1476 domain-containing protein — MTTFDKREQGFEAKFAHDEELMFKAAARSNKLLGLWAAGQLGLSGDAASNYATALVTDSLASQTIDEVVTKVSGDLAARGVTREQVAAKLQECLHQALAQLEADKQ; from the coding sequence ATGACCACGTTCGACAAGCGCGAGCAGGGCTTCGAAGCCAAATTCGCTCACGACGAGGAGCTCATGTTCAAGGCCGCGGCGCGGTCAAACAAGCTGCTCGGGCTGTGGGCCGCGGGCCAGCTCGGGCTCAGCGGCGATGCGGCTTCGAATTATGCGACGGCGCTGGTGACGGACAGTCTGGCGAGCCAGACGATCGACGAGGTCGTGACCAAGGTCTCGGGCGATCTCGCCGCCAGAGGCGTGACGCGCGAGCAGGTCGCGGCCAAGCTGCAGGAGTGCCTGCACCAGGCGCTCGCGCAGCTCGAAGCGGACAAGCAATAG
- a CDS encoding site-specific integrase, whose translation MKGCIRERSPGHWAIILDQRDPATGKRKRKWHSFKGTKRAAQLECARLINEMADGGYVEPSKLTLTQFLDRWLKHIKPNVSPRTHERYEQIATKNIAPLLGAKILSKLQPIEISEAYGKALENGRRDGKGGLSPRTVHHMHRVLFSALGQAERWRLIGRNPAALLEKRDRPKIERKPVRTIDAHATAAAFDAARERRLFIPLILATLCGLRRGEITALRWRSVDLDNGQLAVVASTEQTDAGTVREKEAKSGRARTIAMPAMAIEELRRWRVAQAEELLRLGVRGDDDRHVVTQTDGSPLQPRSLTHAVSEFLKEWRVTLHGLRHSHASHMLASNIHPKIVQERLGHSSIAITMDIYSHLMPNMQGEAAAAVDQSLRAALANRSNDD comes from the coding sequence ATGAAGGGCTGTATCCGCGAACGTTCACCCGGCCATTGGGCCATCATCCTGGACCAGCGCGATCCCGCAACCGGCAAGCGCAAGCGCAAATGGCACAGCTTCAAGGGCACCAAGCGGGCGGCGCAGCTCGAGTGTGCCAGGCTCATCAACGAAATGGCTGATGGCGGCTATGTCGAGCCGTCCAAGCTCACGCTTACGCAGTTCCTTGATCGTTGGCTGAAGCACATCAAGCCGAACGTTTCTCCCCGTACTCACGAACGCTATGAGCAGATTGCGACCAAGAATATTGCACCGCTGCTTGGTGCCAAGATCCTTTCCAAGCTTCAGCCGATCGAGATCAGCGAGGCCTATGGCAAGGCTCTGGAGAATGGCCGGCGGGACGGGAAGGGCGGCTTGTCACCGCGGACCGTGCACCACATGCACCGCGTATTGTTCTCTGCCCTCGGGCAGGCCGAGCGCTGGCGCCTAATCGGCCGTAACCCTGCCGCGCTGCTCGAAAAGCGCGACCGGCCCAAGATTGAGCGTAAGCCAGTCCGCACCATCGACGCCCACGCGACTGCTGCGGCCTTCGATGCCGCACGCGAACGTCGGCTTTTCATTCCTTTGATCTTGGCGACGCTCTGCGGTCTCCGTCGTGGCGAGATCACAGCGCTGCGCTGGCGATCGGTGGACCTGGATAACGGTCAGTTGGCCGTCGTAGCCAGCACGGAACAGACGGACGCCGGGACGGTTCGCGAGAAGGAAGCCAAGAGCGGCCGTGCGCGCACTATCGCAATGCCTGCCATGGCGATTGAGGAGCTGCGTCGTTGGCGCGTCGCCCAGGCTGAGGAACTGCTTCGTCTTGGTGTACGCGGCGACGATGACCGGCATGTTGTGACCCAGACGGACGGTTCGCCGCTTCAGCCTCGCAGCCTGACACACGCAGTTTCCGAGTTCCTGAAGGAATGGCGCGTGACGCTGCACGGTCTGCGCCACAGCCACGCCAGCCACATGCTGGCTTCGAACATCCATCCCAAGATTGTGCAGGAACGGCTGGGCCATTCCTCAATCGCGATCACGATGGACATCTACAGCCACCTGATGCCGAATATGCAGGGGGAGGCCGCCGCGGCAGTTGATCAGTCTTTACGTGCTGCTCTGGCTAATCGTTCTAATGACGATTAA
- a CDS encoding terminase family protein, with translation MTKKSPNTSPTSAVSKATLEKIEATLAAEQKRRFSENRLKYYRPYPKQRSFHEAGLVYRERLFRAANQVGKTIAGGFEAAMHATGRYPDDWKGKVFNEPTYAWVGSPTGETLRDNPQRILLGRVGQHGTGSIPKDAIVETVPGAGVPDLIGTIIVRWGGGGDVQAGQSSIGLKSYVQGREKWQGETLHWSWFDEEPPEDIYSEGLTRTNVTGGPVWLTFTPLLGMSEVVRRFLLEKSPDRHDTNMTIEEAEHFTPEQRQKIVASYMAHERDARTKGIPILGSGRIFPVAEESITVAPFEIPTHWHRIGGMDFGWDHPFAAVELAWDADQDVVYVIKAHRLREATPVVHAGAIRSWGPLPWAWPRDGRRETLEGAGVALAQQYRDQQLNMLHAHAQFDDGSVSVEAGLMDMLTRMETGKLKVFSTLLDWFEEFRLYHRKDGKVVKLGDDLLSATRYAIMMLRFAEQIYRRDKPRRRRGFFWGGGHESGAWMSG, from the coding sequence GTGACGAAGAAATCGCCGAACACCTCGCCGACATCCGCCGTCTCAAAAGCGACGCTGGAGAAGATCGAAGCGACGCTAGCGGCGGAGCAAAAGCGACGCTTCAGTGAAAACCGGCTGAAGTATTACCGGCCCTACCCCAAGCAGCGCTCATTTCATGAGGCTGGGCTAGTATATCGCGAGCGGCTGTTTCGCGCGGCCAACCAGGTTGGCAAGACGATCGCCGGCGGCTTTGAGGCCGCCATGCATGCGACCGGCCGCTATCCCGACGATTGGAAGGGCAAGGTCTTCAACGAGCCCACCTATGCTTGGGTCGGCAGCCCGACCGGTGAGACGCTGCGAGACAATCCGCAGCGCATTTTGCTTGGTCGCGTCGGGCAGCATGGGACGGGGTCGATCCCGAAAGATGCAATCGTTGAGACGGTCCCGGGCGCCGGCGTCCCCGACCTGATCGGTACCATCATCGTTCGCTGGGGTGGGGGTGGTGACGTCCAGGCCGGCCAAAGCTCCATTGGCTTGAAGTCGTATGTCCAAGGCCGCGAGAAGTGGCAGGGCGAAACACTGCACTGGTCGTGGTTCGATGAGGAACCGCCGGAGGACATCTATTCGGAGGGCCTGACCCGAACCAACGTCACAGGCGGCCCGGTGTGGCTCACCTTCACACCGCTGCTTGGCATGTCGGAAGTGGTGCGGCGCTTCCTGCTCGAGAAGTCGCCCGATCGCCACGACACGAACATGACGATTGAAGAGGCTGAGCACTTCACGCCTGAGCAACGGCAAAAGATCGTTGCGAGCTACATGGCCCACGAGCGCGACGCACGCACCAAGGGCATCCCGATCCTCGGGTCCGGCCGGATCTTCCCGGTGGCTGAGGAATCGATCACCGTAGCGCCGTTCGAGATCCCCACGCATTGGCACCGCATCGGCGGAATGGACTTCGGCTGGGACCACCCGTTTGCCGCGGTGGAGCTTGCCTGGGACGCTGACCAGGACGTGGTCTATGTGATCAAGGCCCACCGACTGCGGGAGGCCACGCCTGTGGTCCATGCAGGCGCTATCCGGTCTTGGGGACCCCTGCCCTGGGCATGGCCTCGTGACGGCCGCCGGGAGACGCTGGAGGGTGCCGGCGTGGCGCTGGCGCAGCAGTACCGCGACCAGCAGCTGAATATGCTGCACGCCCACGCGCAATTTGACGACGGCTCTGTCAGCGTCGAGGCCGGCCTGATGGACATGCTGACCCGGATGGAAACGGGCAAGCTGAAGGTGTTCAGCACCCTCCTCGATTGGTTCGAGGAATTCCGGCTCTATCACCGGAAGGATGGGAAGGTCGTGAAGCTGGGCGACGACCTGCTCTCAGCCACGCGGTACGCGATCATGATGCTGCGCTTTGCTGAGCAAATCTATCGGCGTGACAAGCCGCGGCGTCGGCGCGGGTTCTTCTGGGGTGGCGGTCACGAGTCCGGCGCCTGGATGAGCGGCTAG
- a CDS encoding IS1182 family transposase: MGRFVEGADRSQLTLLPECLEDWVGEDNAVHVIDVFVEALDLHGMGFERVIAKETGRPSYHPAVLLKLYIYGYLNRLQSSRRLERETCRNVEVMWLIGRLAPDHKTIADFRKDNGAAIRKVCAKFVALCRQMGLLQTASVAIDGSKFKAVNNRDRNFTHAKMARRMAQIEESVGRYLRQLDSADRQEPSEAISIKTTRIKEKIARLKQEMSRLEVLDAQMRNTPDQQISLTDPDARSMATSGRGSGVVGYNVQVAVDTEHHLIVTHEVINVGNDRGQLARMSKQAKEVLAVDKLDAVADRGYFDGEEILACEEAGVAVTLPKPMTSNAKAEGRFGKQDFAYLPDEDVYRCPSGQLLPYHFTNIEHGMTLRRYWSTAACQGCAIKSQCTPSKERRITRWEHEHVVEEVQRRLDSNPDAMRTRRETVEHPFGTIKARMGATHFLMKRLRNVAAEMALHVLAYNLTRVMNIVGKPRLIAAIRAA, from the coding sequence ATGGGACGCTTCGTTGAAGGCGCGGACAGATCCCAGCTGACGCTCTTGCCGGAATGTCTGGAGGATTGGGTAGGCGAGGACAACGCGGTCCACGTGATCGATGTGTTCGTCGAGGCGCTCGACCTGCATGGAATGGGGTTTGAGCGTGTGATCGCCAAGGAGACGGGCCGGCCCTCCTATCATCCGGCAGTCCTTCTGAAGCTTTACATCTACGGTTATCTCAATCGGCTGCAATCCAGTCGCCGCCTGGAACGTGAGACGTGCCGCAATGTCGAGGTAATGTGGCTGATTGGGCGCCTGGCTCCCGATCACAAGACGATCGCCGATTTCCGGAAGGATAACGGCGCGGCGATCCGGAAGGTTTGCGCGAAGTTCGTTGCACTATGCCGGCAAATGGGCCTGTTGCAGACCGCAAGCGTCGCAATCGACGGCAGCAAGTTCAAGGCGGTGAACAACCGCGACCGCAACTTCACGCATGCCAAGATGGCAAGGCGGATGGCGCAGATCGAGGAAAGCGTCGGTCGATATCTGCGTCAACTCGATAGCGCCGATCGGCAGGAGCCATCGGAAGCGATCAGCATCAAGACGACGAGGATCAAGGAAAAGATCGCTCGGCTGAAGCAGGAGATGAGCCGCCTGGAAGTGCTTGATGCGCAGATGCGCAACACGCCGGATCAACAGATATCGCTGACCGATCCGGATGCCCGTTCGATGGCCACCAGCGGACGCGGATCGGGTGTCGTCGGCTACAACGTCCAGGTCGCGGTGGACACCGAACACCATCTGATTGTGACGCACGAGGTCATAAACGTCGGCAACGACCGTGGGCAGCTTGCTCGGATGTCGAAGCAGGCCAAAGAAGTGCTCGCAGTGGACAAACTCGATGCGGTCGCCGATCGTGGCTACTTCGACGGAGAGGAGATATTGGCCTGCGAAGAGGCTGGCGTTGCAGTCACCTTGCCCAAGCCCATGACGTCGAACGCCAAGGCGGAGGGCCGGTTCGGCAAACAGGACTTCGCCTACCTGCCTGATGAGGATGTCTACCGCTGCCCATCGGGCCAGCTGCTGCCCTATCACTTCACCAACATCGAGCATGGAATGACGCTGCGCCGTTACTGGTCGACGGCGGCATGCCAAGGCTGCGCGATCAAGAGCCAATGTACGCCGTCCAAGGAGCGCCGGATCACGCGCTGGGAGCATGAGCATGTGGTCGAGGAGGTCCAGCGACGGCTCGATTCCAATCCTGACGCCATGCGGACGCGACGTGAGACAGTCGAGCATCCCTTCGGCACGATCAAAGCCCGTATGGGTGCGACCCACTTCCTGATGAAGCGCCTACGGAATGTCGCCGCTGAGATGGCGCTGCATGTTCTCGCCTATAACCTCACACGGGTGATGAACATCGTCGGCAAACCGCGCCTGATTGCAGCCATCCGCGCCGCCTGA
- a CDS encoding AAA family ATPase, with translation MRTPDIAQVRPKGFGFELFGNIRCPTEAAKSHIIKGIFAYDETSAWVGPPGSLKSALLADAAVAIASGSDWFGHRNKHQTGVIYFALERADLVRRRLLAIAKTKGLERLPIAVVPAVLDLVRPDSVRKVLDTIADVEAEFYGPDYDNASDAGVIIFDTWAKLIAAGGGDENQAKDQGAIFANLQRIKNVTGGPHVALIGHTGKEADRGPRGSSAIVGDVDMLVTINGDEIKTASITKANDAPEGPLFSFKSKVHEFGLDEDGDAITVNIIEPTDEVQASQGRQPKLTPNQRTMLLLLQEAGEAGLMTEDWNAKAREAGIGERRRADLTDARAGLKAKGLAREYMDRWNACS, from the coding sequence ATGAGAACCCCCGACATTGCGCAGGTACGCCCGAAGGGGTTCGGGTTTGAGTTGTTTGGCAACATCCGCTGCCCAACAGAGGCCGCCAAGTCGCACATCATCAAGGGCATATTCGCCTATGATGAGACGTCGGCCTGGGTTGGTCCGCCTGGAAGCCTGAAGTCTGCCCTACTTGCGGATGCCGCTGTCGCCATCGCCAGCGGCTCCGATTGGTTCGGCCACCGTAACAAGCATCAAACCGGGGTGATTTACTTCGCCCTGGAGCGAGCGGACCTTGTCCGGCGGCGCTTGCTTGCGATCGCAAAAACCAAGGGCCTCGAGAGGCTGCCGATCGCTGTCGTTCCCGCGGTTCTTGATCTGGTCCGGCCGGACTCGGTCCGGAAGGTTCTAGACACCATCGCGGACGTTGAGGCGGAGTTTTATGGGCCCGACTACGATAACGCCTCAGACGCCGGCGTGATCATCTTCGATACATGGGCCAAGCTCATTGCGGCCGGCGGCGGAGACGAAAACCAGGCGAAGGACCAGGGCGCAATCTTCGCAAACCTCCAGCGCATCAAGAACGTCACGGGCGGGCCTCACGTTGCTCTGATCGGCCATACCGGCAAAGAAGCGGACCGAGGTCCCAGAGGCAGCAGCGCCATTGTGGGCGACGTCGACATGCTGGTGACGATCAATGGCGATGAAATCAAGACCGCAAGCATCACCAAGGCCAACGACGCTCCGGAAGGCCCGCTGTTTTCCTTCAAGTCGAAAGTGCATGAGTTCGGCTTGGACGAGGACGGCGACGCCATCACAGTCAACATCATCGAGCCCACGGACGAGGTCCAGGCCAGCCAAGGCCGTCAGCCCAAGCTCACCCCCAACCAGCGCACCATGCTCCTCCTGCTCCAGGAAGCAGGCGAGGCAGGACTGATGACAGAGGATTGGAACGCCAAGGCCAGAGAAGCAGGCATCGGAGAGCGCCGCCGCGCTGACCTCACAGACGCCAGAGCAGGGCTGAAAGCCAAGGGTCTCGCCAGGGAATACATGGATCGATGGAACGCATGTTCGTAA
- a CDS encoding TIGR00645 family protein, translating into MSVEPEPNTGPHSLPRLPAPRLGILPMIIFGSRWLQLPLYLGLIVAQCVYIALFLKELWHLSWHALDLTEQQIMMSVLALIDVVMISNLLVMVIVGGYETFVSRLDLQGHPDEPEWLGHVNASVLKIKLAMAIIGISSIALLRTFIEAGNLGSSRAGFTETGVMWQVLIHITFIVSALGIAYVDKLSDSGMRRHAE; encoded by the coding sequence ATGTCGGTTGAGCCTGAGCCCAACACTGGCCCACATTCCCTGCCCCGCCTGCCCGCGCCGCGTCTCGGCATCCTGCCGATGATCATCTTCGGCTCGCGCTGGCTGCAACTGCCGCTCTATCTCGGACTGATCGTGGCGCAGTGCGTCTATATCGCGCTGTTCCTGAAGGAGCTCTGGCATCTGTCCTGGCACGCGCTCGACCTCACCGAACAGCAGATCATGATGAGCGTGCTCGCGCTCATCGACGTCGTCATGATCTCGAACCTGCTGGTGATGGTGATCGTCGGCGGCTACGAGACCTTCGTCTCGCGGCTCGACCTCCAGGGCCATCCCGACGAGCCGGAATGGCTCGGCCACGTCAATGCGAGCGTCCTGAAGATCAAGCTCGCCATGGCCATCATCGGCATCTCCTCGATCGCACTGCTGCGCACCTTCATCGAGGCCGGCAATCTCGGCTCGAGCCGCGCCGGCTTCACCGAGACCGGCGTGATGTGGCAGGTGCTGATCCACATCACCTTCATCGTCTCGGCGCTCGGCATTGCCTATGTCGACAAGCTCAGCGATTCCGGCATGCGCAGGCATGCCGAGTGA
- a CDS encoding DNA-binding protein yields the protein MNKELQELLSSPTADVPDVGRICYGLSRNGSYDAAKRGDIPTIKVGRLLKVPTAALRKQLGLEVAA from the coding sequence ATGAACAAGGAACTACAGGAGCTGCTTTCCTCGCCGACGGCCGACGTGCCGGACGTTGGTAGGATCTGTTACGGACTGAGCAGAAACGGCAGCTATGACGCGGCCAAGCGCGGCGACATTCCCACCATCAAGGTGGGTCGGCTTCTGAAGGTACCAACCGCTGCTTTGCGAAAGCAGCTCGGACTGGAGGTCGCCGCCTAA
- a CDS encoding NUDIX domain-containing protein, producing the protein MKQEIRDFAAAILIDTAGCLLLQLRDEVPGIVHPGKIALFGGRREPAESPLECIVREVAEEIGYKGSAADFQFFVSLNGADPEKIAKRLCGEVFVARNIPSSDLVVSEGKLVAIHPTELDKFRAEMTPLTLVALEAFLGGSAPLA; encoded by the coding sequence TTGAAGCAGGAAATTCGAGATTTCGCGGCCGCAATTCTCATCGACACGGCAGGCTGTTTGTTGCTTCAGCTTAGGGACGAGGTTCCGGGAATCGTGCATCCCGGCAAGATCGCCCTGTTCGGCGGACGTCGGGAGCCGGCCGAAAGTCCTCTCGAATGCATTGTAAGGGAAGTAGCCGAGGAGATTGGCTACAAGGGATCTGCTGCCGACTTCCAGTTCTTCGTCAGTTTGAACGGCGCCGATCCCGAGAAAATCGCAAAGCGTCTCTGTGGTGAAGTCTTTGTGGCCCGCAATATTCCGAGCTCAGATCTGGTCGTGAGCGAAGGCAAGCTAGTCGCCATCCATCCAACAGAACTAGACAAATTTCGCGCGGAGATGACGCCACTAACCTTGGTTGCCCTGGAGGCATTCCTGGGAGGCTCGGCTCCGCTGGCGTGA
- a CDS encoding septal ring lytic transglycosylase RlpA family protein yields the protein MGIRRSDSVLRAARGVAAVATCLALANCASSNKFASRVDPKYGVSSSPRVVAWDDPVPKGGGTYRVGKPYVVAGRTYVPEEDVNYRAEGMASWYGDDFHGRLTANGEVFDMGSLTAAHPTLPMPSYARVTNVSNGKSLIVRVNDRGPYHGNRLIDVSNKAAELLEFKGNGVAKVRVEYVGRAPLEGSDDRQLMATLRTGIPAPSPSMVRVASARPFVPELPSSSRGAIRGEVPMPEGRPYNLGNTSADMASLNATSEMSASSRSRGRALQNARAVSYDANGRYATESAADTSDGAAEARSILSGRGLY from the coding sequence ATGGGGATCCGACGGTCAGATTCGGTTTTGCGGGCCGCGCGCGGTGTTGCGGCAGTCGCAACCTGCCTCGCGCTCGCCAATTGCGCCTCGTCCAACAAGTTCGCCAGCCGCGTCGATCCGAAATATGGCGTGTCCTCGAGCCCGCGCGTCGTGGCCTGGGACGACCCGGTCCCGAAGGGCGGCGGCACCTACCGCGTCGGCAAGCCCTATGTCGTGGCGGGCAGGACCTACGTGCCGGAGGAGGACGTCAACTACCGTGCCGAGGGCATGGCGTCCTGGTACGGCGATGACTTCCATGGCCGCCTGACCGCCAACGGCGAAGTGTTCGACATGGGCTCGCTGACGGCGGCGCATCCGACCCTGCCGATGCCGTCCTATGCGCGTGTGACCAACGTCTCGAACGGCAAATCGCTGATCGTCCGCGTCAATGACCGCGGCCCCTATCACGGCAACCGGCTCATCGACGTCTCGAACAAGGCTGCCGAACTGCTTGAATTCAAAGGCAATGGCGTCGCCAAGGTGCGTGTCGAATATGTCGGCCGGGCGCCGCTCGAAGGCTCCGACGACCGCCAGCTGATGGCGACCTTGCGCACCGGCATCCCGGCGCCGTCGCCCTCGATGGTGCGGGTCGCGTCGGCAAGGCCGTTCGTGCCGGAATTGCCGTCATCGAGCCGCGGCGCGATTCGCGGCGAGGTTCCGATGCCGGAGGGGCGGCCCTACAATCTCGGCAACACCTCCGCCGACATGGCCTCGCTCAACGCGACCTCGGAGATGTCGGCCTCGAGTCGCAGCCGGGGCCGGGCGCTCCAGAACGCGCGCGCGGTGTCCTATGACGCGAACGGCCGCTACGCGACCGAGAGCGCTGCCGATACCTCGGACGGCGCCGCCGAGGCCCGCAGCATCCTGAGCGGCCGCGGCCTCTACTGA
- a CDS encoding DUF3551 domain-containing protein, with protein sequence MNRLLLAIVSAGLILVSAGSISPTTARQYRQGYISQSGPGDLYCLQGRIWGYPGNCQFATYEQCMATASGTNAYCGINPRHAFAGYRGQWYPY encoded by the coding sequence ATGAATCGCCTGCTTCTCGCGATTGTATCAGCTGGCTTAATTCTGGTGTCGGCGGGTTCGATCTCGCCTACGACCGCACGGCAATATCGCCAAGGCTACATTTCCCAGAGCGGCCCAGGTGATCTCTACTGCTTGCAGGGGCGGATATGGGGCTACCCGGGCAATTGCCAATTCGCAACCTACGAGCAGTGCATGGCAACCGCATCAGGTACGAACGCCTATTGCGGTATAAACCCGCGCCACGCCTTCGCCGGCTATCGCGGTCAATGGTATCCCTACTAG